TTTAGAATTgtctaaatactgtatgtacattgaagcttatttgttttcttgtcAAATGCTACTTTTGATAAGTACTGTACTGTTATAGATGCCTAGaagttacaaaaatatataacacTACATATGCTTTTGTTaggccctgtctacactatcaaactactgtagtttgacgaaaaattgtgatgtgcccaaatatggcagtgatatgacatcatcatgtccatatatgggcacatcacatgttgttgtcacataaagtttgacagtgtagaccaGGGTTTATACTGTGGCTCCGTTTTCATGAAGCTATAAAattggaatatatatttatagctccatgatcTGTCCTATCCAGTAAAACAAATCACATTCAATATTTGTGCTCAACAAAGAATCcgattaataattaatgtatgaTTGTTTGTTGAGTATttgcttaaagctctgtctacactatcaaatatatatggtaggcccaaatatggtagtgatatgacatcatcatgtccatatacgggcacatcacataaagtttgatagtgaagacagagctttatgtttGAAAACATCCATAAAATGGAATACTGTACGTTAATTAGCAAGTATTCAGTAAGTCCATCAAACAATGTACAATAagtgtatattatttaaagacaCAGTTATGAATACAATTCTTGACAATCTCGGCTATAAATCCTGCTAAATGCACATGCAGTCATGGTGCTCTCATCaatcgctatcggactcgtatTGGTTGTCTTCCACTGGGACGTCTACAGGAACAATAAGGCTTCCATTCGTGGATTTATCAATGCCGGTAACTGTGTCACCTGTGGAAAAGAATATTGTATTTGTCGGATAAATCATGTATAATATCACCAAAATTACAAGTGAGAATCAATTTCATAAGGaatttaatttgattgattCTCATccataatatttcaattttattcagAACTTGAATCAAAGTACACTAAACATATATTTTGAATGAATGGGATGCACAACTTGGCAGGTCCCTTTCACATTTCCacaaaaacaagtttttttttccaaaccTGTAACAATCTTGACTATTCGAAGCTTGTCTTGTTCAATAAACAATGCGTTTGCTAAGAAAGCACCTCCTCCTAACACTGTGATAAATGTTGTGATATACAACGCATATTGAAGTGAGTAGAAGTTGTTGTAATCCTCTGACAGATCCATGTGGTGGCGTATACCATCTGATATCTAAATGTATTTCACACAAATAATAGTCAAATATTGGACGTAAACCATCTGATATCTAAATgtacataatttctatgtatattttatatgcaaatgacaataaatggaagtaattttccaTTGATGAATGAAAAATGTATTGACAAAAATAATAGTCATATATCAGATTGCAATTACTGTTGTTATAAACAGgcaatttttaacaaaatactTTCATTTGCTTAAAAAAGACACATTACAAAACGACAACAAAGACTGAAATgaatttatacaaaaacatacaaaattGAATACGGTAcactataattttttttaaataatcaaaatccaatacaaattacaattgaatagagattaataaaaataattattaccaattaacatatttttttttaattattaaaaaccaataaaaataaaatttacattaaaattgaattgagaGTACcatcaactctcccaatactatTCTCTCTGAAAACCgtaaactctcccaataccagactctctgaCAACTttaaactctcccaaaaccagacttttcttgagggtACAAAGGTCCCAAagtcatttttaccattaaaacgCATTCTGAATACCaaactttccagaaaaccagataTTACgtcagcccaaaggtgtccggtattgggagagctGACTGTATATATATACTTACAGCACCAATAATCCATGGACTCAACGCATCTCCTAATGCATGACCCATCAACATCTGTAGAGCTGAGGCTGTAGCTCTTCTTGTTGGTAGCACCACATACTACAGAATCAAGACAAGACAGATTTAAGATCAGTTGCACACTATTGGTAGACTGCATACAAAGtattaattgtacataaaatattaatatacttttttgcCTAGGATAGAATGCTAAGAGGTTGTTTAACTATTTACTTTATCAATTAATCTTATgcaatttgaaaagaaattgaaaattgaaatatttacgATGTGTTTTACTTACCAAAAGTATGTCTGGAACTAAAGCCCAATTTAAAAACAGCAGAATCTCAGCTATTAGAATTAATCCCTACAAATTCACAAAGATTGTAACcataaaaaaatgtactgtatattactaTCACAGTTAGTTTGTATGAAAACTAAATtatattccattttttttcacttttaatcATTCCATGGGCCTTCAGAAAGATAATACTGAAAGCCAACACTTGTATAACTACTGTGTATATTACTATCACAGCTAGTTTGTATCACTTTTAATCATTCCATAGGCCTTCAGAAAGATAATACAGAAAGTCAACACTTGTATAACTAATGTGTATATTACTATCACAGCTAGTTTGTATCACTCTTAATCATTCCATAGGCCTTCAGTACTTTTGTGTTTCACAATAAACACATTCGAAATGAACCAAATAATGTAtgtgtatattaaaataaagacaGATTTGACATACCCATGCAGCATAATCAAGGATAGGTGCTAACATCAATCCAAGGTACAAAAACGGCGCCCCCACAATCAGACCAATAGCACAAACCAATGGGTCGGCTCTGGGGTTATATTTACGATACCACTGAGCACCTACAGTTCCTATGATTACTCCGACAAATCCAGATATACAGGTGATTCCACCAAATAGAAAATCAACACTGGAATATAAAGTGGAATACAACTGAATTATAATATCAATGTTCTACCTACCTGGATCTACCTGGAGTTAGACACATTAATGCTTCTGTGCCCCTCTTGACCATATTCTTCTTAGATTCATATGAGCTGTATTTTAACGGAAGGTTAGACCAGAGCTTTTTTGTGTGGTTTTAAATTGGTTTAGATTTTGAgattcaataacattttttggCAAAGACTtccaacaattttaaaatagttaGAGTTGATTGATATCTTTACTTTCAAATCTGTATATGCAAAATGATACTTACTTCTTTGTATCTTTACCCTGAATCTTATACGCATATTTGATTGCATTCGGTGCCCACAATGACAAAGCACCAACAACCCACGCAACAGACACGAACCCTAAGGATGACCACATCCAACTAcgactgaaaataaaataacaagtaCTTGGtggtaaaataacaaaataaaaaaaagtgcaGGCctaattacaaaaacaattgagCACTTCATTTTAACAGTACTTTTCTTTATCAGTAGACTTCATTTGCATTCAAGTCATCTAAGTAGTTACTTACTTTCTTTTAAGTGCTTTTAAATCATCTAGATAACTCGTATTCCAAAAGTTTCTATTGTTGGACTCAGCTTGTCCTCTGCGTGGCTCCCTGATGCACAGGATAACAGCAATAACACTAACCACCCCAAGAAAAGGTGTAACCTAGAAAACAAAACTATTTATCAGACATTTCACTTTCCCTACTTATGTTATTACTCGCTTGATGTTAATGGGGTAGGTTAACAAGCTAAATACCTTATATGactcttttcttctttttcaaaactatacattactgttattagctacacattttaaatatctcTTTGGccaaaaaaattaacatttctaATATCGGTTGCATTTATCTTGCTATacaatttaaacttttaaaataacagAGACTTCATACTCTAAAGGCAGCTTGCCACATGCCAAAAAGGTCAGCTATTCCACTACCAGCAATGTATCCCAACCCActgtaaagaaaataaaaaattgttatagatataatataatagtgatTAACGGCAGAACATTTCCACCTAATCTCTTTTATTCATCTCATTAAAACTATACACATaagaaaaagaagtaaaaaagaAGATGAAAGGGGCCTCCAAGATAACTATTATAATTGTGATAGCCCACTAAAAACTAGTTACATtattagataataaataaataaaaagcctGTATAGACGAATATACCATGATATTTGTTACTACTGccatgttttattcattttttgcaATGTTTGTATTTGTTGCTTTTGTATTTTACCCGTTGGTGGTGGTGTGctgttttttgtattttacccgTTGGTGTTGTGctgttttttgtattttacccgTTGGTGTTGTGctgttttttgtattttacccgTTGGTGTTGTGctgttttttgtattttacccgATGGTGTTGTGctgttttttgtattttacccgTTGGTGTTGTGctgttttttgtattttaccccTTGGTGTTGTGctgttttttgtattttacccgTTGGTGTTGTGctgttttttgtattttacccgTTGGTGTTGTGctgttttttgtattttacccgTTGGTGTTGTGctgttttttgtattttacccgTTGGTGTTGTGctgttttttgtattttacccgTTGGTGTTGTGctgttttttgtattttacctGTTGGTGTTGTGctgttttttgtattttacccgTTGGTGTTGTgctgttttttatattttacccatttcatcatattttaatgttttatatacgtGACAAGCAGAGTTCTTGatggaataaaataattgaatagaATAGGATCAGCAGTGGACGCGCATTGTTAACCATTCTCTATTCTTAGCATGG
This is a stretch of genomic DNA from Antedon mediterranea chromosome 3, ecAntMedi1.1, whole genome shotgun sequence. It encodes these proteins:
- the LOC140045552 gene encoding protein spinster homolog 1-like; this translates as MNDRYAETNSSTSTRLGEYIEIMEETEPFVSRPGNMVNVNRQAQPPDEERESDNGSSRQSSAEAVYREPPPISMTRAYITVVILFAINLLNYMDRYTIAANLPEIQEFFKLDKSNVNSESGLLQTVFIVGYMVTSPVFGYLGDRYSRKMILIFGICVWSGSTLAGSFVPSDKYSLFLFMRAVVGVGEASYTTVASTIIADLFTGNRRTQMLMLFYFAIPVGSGLGYIAGSGIADLFGMWQAAFRVTPFLGVVSVIAVILCIREPRRGQAESNNRNFWNTSYLDDLKALKRNRSWMWSSLGFVSVAWVVGALSLWAPNAIKYAYKIQGKDTKNVDFLFGGITCISGFVGVIIGTVGAQWYRKYNPRADPLVCAIGLIVGAPFLYLGLMLAPILDYAAWGLILIAEILLFLNWALVPDILLYVVLPTRRATASALQMLMGHALGDALSPWIIGAISDGIRHHMDLSEDYNNFYSLQYALYITTFITVLGGGAFLANALFIEQDKLRIVKIVTGDTVTGIDKSTNGSLIVPVDVPVEDNQYESDSD